The following are encoded together in the Marmota flaviventris isolate mMarFla1 chromosome 18, mMarFla1.hap1, whole genome shotgun sequence genome:
- the Nfat5 gene encoding nuclear factor of activated T-cells 5 isoform X1, giving the protein MPSDFISLLSADLDLESPKSLYSRDSLKLHSSQNFHRVGLLEESVYDLLPKELQLPPSSETSVASMSQTSGGEAGSPPPAVVAADASSAPSSSSMGGACSSFTTSSSPTIYSTSVTDSKAMQVESCSSAVGVSNRGVSEKQLTSNTVQQHPSTPKRHTVLYISPPPEDLLDNSRMSCQDEGCGLESEQSCSMWMEDSPSNFSNMSTSSYNDNTEVPRKSRKRNPKQRPGVKRRDCEESNMDIFDADSAKAPHYVLSQLTTDNKGNSKAGNGTLDNQKGTGVKKSPMLCGQYPVKSEGKELKIVVQPETQHRARYLTEGSRGSVKDRTQQGFPTVKLEGHNEPVVLQVFVGNDSGRVKPHGFYQACRVTGRNTTPCKEVDIEGTTVIEVGLDPSNNMTLAVDCVGILKLRNADVEARIGIAGSKKKSTRARLVFRVNITRKDGSTLTLQTPSSPILCTQPAGVPEILKKSLHSCSVKGEEEVFLIGKNFLKGTKVIFQENVSDENSWKSEAEIDMELFHQNHLIVKVPPYHDQHITLPVSVGIYVVTNAGRSHDVQPFTYTPDPAAGALNVNVKKEISSPARPCSFEEAMKAMKTTGCNLDKVNILPNALITPLISSSMIKSEDVTPMEVTAEKRSSPIFKTTKTVGSTQQTLENISNIAGNGSFSSPSSSHLPSENEKQQLQPKAYNPESLTTIQTQDISQPGTFPAVSATSQLPSSDALLQQATQFQTRETQSREVLQSDGTVVNLSQLTEGSQQQQQSPLQEQAQTLQQQISSNIFPSPNSVSQLQNTIQQLQAGSFTGSTTSGSSGSVDLVQQVLEAQQQLSSVLFSAPDGNENVQEQLSADIFQQVSQIQNSVSPGMFSSTESAVHSRPDNLIPGRAESVHPQTENTLSNQQQQQQQQQVMESSAAMVMEMQQSICQAAAQIQSELFPSTASANGNLQQSPVYQQPSHMMSALPTNEDMQMQCELFSSPPAVSGNETSTTTTQQVATPGTTMFQTSSSGDGEETGAQTKQIQNSVFQTMVQMQHSGDNQPQVNLFSSTKSMMSVQNSSTQQQGNGLFQQGNEMMSLQSGNFLQQSSHSQAQLFHPQNPIADAQNLSQETQGSIFHSPNPIVHSQTSTTSSEQMQSPMFHSQSTIAVLQGSSVAQDQQSPNIFLSQSSMNNLQSNTVSQEEQISFFAAQNSISPLQSTSNTEQQAAFQQQASISHIQTPMLSQEQAQPSQQGLFQPQVSLGSLPPNPMPQNQQGAIFQSQHSIVAMQNNSSSQEQQQQQQQQQQQQQQQQQQSILFSNQNTMATIASQKQPPPNMIFSPNQNPMASQEQQSQSIFHQQSNMAPMNQEQQPMQFQNQPTVSSLQNPGPNQSESSQTSLFHSSPQIQLVQGSPSSQEQQVTLFLSPASMSALQTSINQQEMQQSPLYSPQNNMPGIQGATSSPQSQATLFHNTAGGTMNQLQNSPGSSQQTSGMFLFGIQNNCSQLLTSGPATLPDQLMAISQPGQPQNEGQSPVTTLLSQQMPESSPLASSMNTNQNIEKIDLLVSLQNQGNNLTGSF; this is encoded by the exons ATGCTTCTTcagctccctcctcttcctccatggGCGGTGCTTGCAGCTCCTTTACCACCTCTTCCAGCCCTACCATTTATTCTACCTCAGTCACCGACAGCAAGGCTATGCAAGTGGAGAGCTGCTCCTCAGCCGTGGGGGTAAGTAACAGAGGGGTAAGTGAAAAGCAGTTAACCAGTAACACAGTTCAGCAGCATCCATCAACCCCGAAGAGGCACACAGTTTTGTACATCTCACCACCACCCGAGGACTTGCTGGATAACAGTCGGATGTCCTGCCAGGATGAGGGGTGTGGATTGGAATCTGAGCAGAGCTGCAGTATGTGGATGGAGGATTCCCCCTCCAACTTCAGTAACATGAGCACCAGTTCCTACAATGATAACACTGAGGTACCTCGTAAATCACGAAAACGAAATCCAAAGCAGAGGCCGGGGGTCAAACGACGAGATTGTGAAGAATCTAATATGGATATATTTGATGCCGACAGTGCCAAAGCACCTCACTATGTGCTTTCTCAGCTTACCACGGACAACAAAGGCAACTCAAAAGCTGGAAATGG AACATTGGACAACCAAAAAGGAACTGGAGTAAAGAAGAGCCCTATGTTGTGTGGACAGTATCCAGTTAAAAGTGAGGGAAAGGAGCTGAAGATAGTTGTGCAGCCTGAGACCCAGCACCGAGCTCGGTACCTGACTGAGGGAAGTCGTGGCTCAGTAAAAGATAGAACACAGCAAGGCTTTCCTACAGTAaag CTGGAAGGCCATAATGAACCAGTAGTGTTGCAGGTGTTTGTGGGCAATGACTCTGGCCGAGTGAAACCACATGGATTTTATCAGGCCTGCAGAGTAACTGGACGAAATACAACTCCCTGCAAAGAAGTGGACATTGAAGGCACCACTGTTATAGAAGTTGGCCTTGATCCTAGCAACAACATGACACTTGC tGTGGACTGTGTAGGAATTTTGAAGTTGAGGAATGCTGATGTTGAAGCCAGAATAGGAATTGCTGGTTCCAAGAAAAAAAGCACTCGTGCCAGATTGGTTTTTCGAGTTAATATCACAAGGAAAGATGGCTCTACTTTGACATTGCAAACACCCTCTTCTCCGATTTTGTGTA CTCAACCAGCAGGAGTGccagagatcttaaaaaaaagcttacatagctgttcagtgaaaggagaggaagaagtgTTTTTAATTGGCAAGAACTTTCTGAAAGGAACTAAAgttattttccaagaaaatgtTTCTG ATGAAAACTCTTGGAAATCAGAAGCTGAAATCGACATGGAATTGTTTCATCAG aaCCATCTTATTGTGAAGGTTCCCCCATATCATGACCAACATATAACTTTGCCTGTATCGGTGGGGATATATGTAGTGACCAATGCTGGAAGATCCCATGATGTTCAGCCATTCACCTACACTCCAGATCCAG cAGCTGGTGCTTTGAATgtaaatgtgaagaaagaaatatCTAGTCCAGCAAGACCTTGCTCTTTTGAAGAGGCCATGAAAG CAATGAAAACTACTGGATGTAATTTAGATAAGGTAAATATTCTACCCAATGCCCTCATCACTCCACTCATTTCGAGCAGTATGATTAAGAGTGAAGATGTTACTCCAATGGAAGTAACAGCAGAAAAAAGATCTTCCCCTATTTTTAAG actaCGAAGACAGTTGGATCAACTCAGCAAACTTTAGAAAACATCTCTAATATAGCAGGAAATGGGTCCTTTTCATCACCATCATCTTCTCACTTACCCTCTGAAAATGAAAAGCAGCAGCTTCAACCCAAGGCATACAACCCAGAGAGCCTGACAACTATCCAAACACAGGACATCTCACAGCCTGGGACCTTTCCAGCAGTTTCTGCAACTAGTCAGTTGCCCAGCAGTGATGCACTACTACAGCAGGCTACGCAATTTCAAACAAGAGAAACTCAGTCTAGAGAAGTATTACAGTCAGATGGTACAGTAGTTAATTTGTCACAACTCACTGAGGGGTCACAGCAACAGCAGCAGTCACCACTGCAAGAACAAGCACAGACTTTACAGCAGCagatttcatcaaatatttttccatCACCAAATAGTGTGAGTCAGCtacagaatactattcagcagtTGCAAGCAGGAAGTTTTACAGGAAGTACTACTAGTGGCAGCAGTGGAAGTGTTGACTTGGTCCAACAAGTTTTAGAGGCACAACAACAGttatcttcagttttattttcagcTCCAGATGGTAATGAGAATGTTCAAGAACAACTTAGTGCAGACATTTTTCAACAAGTCAGTCAAATTCAAAATAGTGTAAGCCCTGGCATGTTTTCCTCAACTGAGTCCGCAGTCCACAGCAGACCAGATAATTTAATACCTGGAAGAGCTGAAAGTGTtcatccacagactgaaaacACATTGTCAAatcaacaacagcaacagcagcaacaacaagtGATGGAATCATCAGCTGCAATGGTTATGGAGATGCAGCAGAGCATTTGCCAGGCAGCTGCCCAAATTCAGTCAGAGTTATTCCCTTCAACAGCTTCAGCAAATGGAAACCTTCAACAGTCACCAGTTTACCAGCAGCCTTCTCATATGATGAGTGCACTACCTACCAATGAGGACATGCAAATGCAATGTGAATTGTTTTCTTCTCCTCCTGCAGTTTCTGGAAATGAAACATCTACAACCACCACACAGCAGGTTGCAACCCCTGGCACTACCATGTTTCAGACATCAAGTTCAGGAGATGGTGAAGAAACTGGAGCACAAACAAAACAGATTCAGAACAGTGTCTTTCAGACCATGGTCCAAATGCAACATAGCGGGGACAATCAACCTCAAGTTAACCTTTTTTCATCAACAAAAAGTATGATGAGTGTTCAGAATAGTAGTACCCAGCAACAAGGTAATGGTTTATTCCAGCAAGGGAATGAGATGATGTCACTTCAGTCTGGGAATTTTCTGCAGCAGTCTTCTCATTCACAGGCTCAACTTTTTCATCCTCAGAATCCTATTGCTGATGCTCAAAACCTTTCCCAGGAAACTCAAGGTTCTATTTTTCATAGTCCAAATCCTATTGTCCACAGTCAAACTTCTACAACTTCCTCTGAACAAATGCAGTCTCCAATGTTTCACTCTCAGAGTACCATCGCTGTGTTACAGGGTTCTTCAGTTGCACAAGACCAGCAGTCACCCAACATATTTCTTTCCCAAAGTTCTATGAATAATCTTCAGTCTAACACAGTATCCCAAGAAGAGCAGATTTCATTTTTTGCAGCACAGAACTCAATTTCTCCACTTCAGTCAACGTCAAACACTGAACAGCAAGCTGCTTTCCAACAGCAGGCTTCAATATCACATATCCAGACCCCTATGCTATCCCAAGAACAGGCACAACCTTCCCAGCAAGGTTTATTTCAGCCTCAGGTGTCCTTGGGCTCCCTTCCACCTAATCCAATGCCTCAAAATCAACAAGGAGCAATTTTCCAGTCACAACACTCAATAGTTGCCATGCAGAATAACTCTTCatcccaggagcagcagcagcaacagcagcagcagcagcagcaacagcagcagcaacagcagcagagCATTTTATTCAGTAATCAGAATACTATGGCTACGATAGCATCTCAAAAGCAACCACCACCAAACATGATATTCAGCCCAAATCAAAATCCAATGGCTAGTCAAGAGCAACAGAGCCAGTCAATTTTTCACCAACAAAGTAATATGGCCCCAATGAATCAAGAACAGCAACCCATGCAATTTCAGAATCAGCCCACAGTTTCCTCACTTCAGAACCCAGGTCCTAATCAATCTGAGTCATCACAGACTTCCTTATTCCATAGCTCTCCTCAGATTCAGTTGGTACAAGGGTCACCTAGTTCTCAAGAGCAGCAAGTAACACTCTTCCTCTCTCCAGCATCCATGTCTGCTCTGCAGACCAGTATAAACCAACAAGAAATGCAGCAGTCTCCTCTTTATTCCCCTCAGAACAACATGCCTGGAATCCAAGGAGCCACATCTTCACCTCAGTCACAAGCTACTTTATTTCACAATACTGCAGGAGGTACAATGAACCAACTACAAAATTCTCCTGGCTCATCTCAGCAGACTTCAGGAATGTTCCTGTTTGGCATTCAGAATA ACTGTAGTCAGCTTTTAACCTCTGGACCAGCTACATTGCCAGATCAGTTGATGGCCATAAGTCAGCCAGGCCAACCACAAAACGAGGGACAGTCACCTGTGACAACACTTCTTTCTCAGCAAATGCCAGAGAGTTCTCCGCTGGCATCTTCTATGAACACCAACCAGAACATCGAAAAGATTGATTTGCTTGTTTCATTACAAAACCAAGGGAACAACTTGACTGGCTCCTTTTAA
- the Nfat5 gene encoding nuclear factor of activated T-cells 5 isoform X3: MPSDFISLLSADLDLESPKSLYSRESVYDLLPKELQLPPSSETSVASMSQTSGGEAGSPPPAVVAADASSAPSSSSMGGACSSFTTSSSPTIYSTSVTDSKAMQVESCSSAVGVSNRGVSEKQLTSNTVQQHPSTPKRHTVLYISPPPEDLLDNSRMSCQDEGCGLESEQSCSMWMEDSPSNFSNMSTSSYNDNTEVPRKSRKRNPKQRPGVKRRDCEESNMDIFDADSAKAPHYVLSQLTTDNKGNSKAGNGTLDNQKGTGVKKSPMLCGQYPVKSEGKELKIVVQPETQHRARYLTEGSRGSVKDRTQQGFPTVKLEGHNEPVVLQVFVGNDSGRVKPHGFYQACRVTGRNTTPCKEVDIEGTTVIEVGLDPSNNMTLAVDCVGILKLRNADVEARIGIAGSKKKSTRARLVFRVNITRKDGSTLTLQTPSSPILCTQPAGVPEILKKSLHSCSVKGEEEVFLIGKNFLKGTKVIFQENVSDENSWKSEAEIDMELFHQNHLIVKVPPYHDQHITLPVSVGIYVVTNAGRSHDVQPFTYTPDPAAGALNVNVKKEISSPARPCSFEEAMKAMKTTGCNLDKVNILPNALITPLISSSMIKSEDVTPMEVTAEKRSSPIFKTTKTVGSTQQTLENISNIAGNGSFSSPSSSHLPSENEKQQLQPKAYNPESLTTIQTQDISQPGTFPAVSATSQLPSSDALLQQATQFQTRETQSREVLQSDGTVVNLSQLTEGSQQQQQSPLQEQAQTLQQQISSNIFPSPNSVSQLQNTIQQLQAGSFTGSTTSGSSGSVDLVQQVLEAQQQLSSVLFSAPDGNENVQEQLSADIFQQVSQIQNSVSPGMFSSTESAVHSRPDNLIPGRAESVHPQTENTLSNQQQQQQQQQVMESSAAMVMEMQQSICQAAAQIQSELFPSTASANGNLQQSPVYQQPSHMMSALPTNEDMQMQCELFSSPPAVSGNETSTTTTQQVATPGTTMFQTSSSGDGEETGAQTKQIQNSVFQTMVQMQHSGDNQPQVNLFSSTKSMMSVQNSSTQQQGNGLFQQGNEMMSLQSGNFLQQSSHSQAQLFHPQNPIADAQNLSQETQGSIFHSPNPIVHSQTSTTSSEQMQSPMFHSQSTIAVLQGSSVAQDQQSPNIFLSQSSMNNLQSNTVSQEEQISFFAAQNSISPLQSTSNTEQQAAFQQQASISHIQTPMLSQEQAQPSQQGLFQPQVSLGSLPPNPMPQNQQGAIFQSQHSIVAMQNNSSSQEQQQQQQQQQQQQQQQQQQSILFSNQNTMATIASQKQPPPNMIFSPNQNPMASQEQQSQSIFHQQSNMAPMNQEQQPMQFQNQPTVSSLQNPGPNQSESSQTSLFHSSPQIQLVQGSPSSQEQQVTLFLSPASMSALQTSINQQEMQQSPLYSPQNNMPGIQGATSSPQSQATLFHNTAGGTMNQLQNSPGSSQQTSGMFLFGIQNNCSQLLTSGPATLPDQLMAISQPGQPQNEGQSPVTTLLSQQMPESSPLASSMNTNQNIEKIDLLVSLQNQGNNLTGSF, translated from the exons ATGCTTCTTcagctccctcctcttcctccatggGCGGTGCTTGCAGCTCCTTTACCACCTCTTCCAGCCCTACCATTTATTCTACCTCAGTCACCGACAGCAAGGCTATGCAAGTGGAGAGCTGCTCCTCAGCCGTGGGGGTAAGTAACAGAGGGGTAAGTGAAAAGCAGTTAACCAGTAACACAGTTCAGCAGCATCCATCAACCCCGAAGAGGCACACAGTTTTGTACATCTCACCACCACCCGAGGACTTGCTGGATAACAGTCGGATGTCCTGCCAGGATGAGGGGTGTGGATTGGAATCTGAGCAGAGCTGCAGTATGTGGATGGAGGATTCCCCCTCCAACTTCAGTAACATGAGCACCAGTTCCTACAATGATAACACTGAGGTACCTCGTAAATCACGAAAACGAAATCCAAAGCAGAGGCCGGGGGTCAAACGACGAGATTGTGAAGAATCTAATATGGATATATTTGATGCCGACAGTGCCAAAGCACCTCACTATGTGCTTTCTCAGCTTACCACGGACAACAAAGGCAACTCAAAAGCTGGAAATGG AACATTGGACAACCAAAAAGGAACTGGAGTAAAGAAGAGCCCTATGTTGTGTGGACAGTATCCAGTTAAAAGTGAGGGAAAGGAGCTGAAGATAGTTGTGCAGCCTGAGACCCAGCACCGAGCTCGGTACCTGACTGAGGGAAGTCGTGGCTCAGTAAAAGATAGAACACAGCAAGGCTTTCCTACAGTAaag CTGGAAGGCCATAATGAACCAGTAGTGTTGCAGGTGTTTGTGGGCAATGACTCTGGCCGAGTGAAACCACATGGATTTTATCAGGCCTGCAGAGTAACTGGACGAAATACAACTCCCTGCAAAGAAGTGGACATTGAAGGCACCACTGTTATAGAAGTTGGCCTTGATCCTAGCAACAACATGACACTTGC tGTGGACTGTGTAGGAATTTTGAAGTTGAGGAATGCTGATGTTGAAGCCAGAATAGGAATTGCTGGTTCCAAGAAAAAAAGCACTCGTGCCAGATTGGTTTTTCGAGTTAATATCACAAGGAAAGATGGCTCTACTTTGACATTGCAAACACCCTCTTCTCCGATTTTGTGTA CTCAACCAGCAGGAGTGccagagatcttaaaaaaaagcttacatagctgttcagtgaaaggagaggaagaagtgTTTTTAATTGGCAAGAACTTTCTGAAAGGAACTAAAgttattttccaagaaaatgtTTCTG ATGAAAACTCTTGGAAATCAGAAGCTGAAATCGACATGGAATTGTTTCATCAG aaCCATCTTATTGTGAAGGTTCCCCCATATCATGACCAACATATAACTTTGCCTGTATCGGTGGGGATATATGTAGTGACCAATGCTGGAAGATCCCATGATGTTCAGCCATTCACCTACACTCCAGATCCAG cAGCTGGTGCTTTGAATgtaaatgtgaagaaagaaatatCTAGTCCAGCAAGACCTTGCTCTTTTGAAGAGGCCATGAAAG CAATGAAAACTACTGGATGTAATTTAGATAAGGTAAATATTCTACCCAATGCCCTCATCACTCCACTCATTTCGAGCAGTATGATTAAGAGTGAAGATGTTACTCCAATGGAAGTAACAGCAGAAAAAAGATCTTCCCCTATTTTTAAG actaCGAAGACAGTTGGATCAACTCAGCAAACTTTAGAAAACATCTCTAATATAGCAGGAAATGGGTCCTTTTCATCACCATCATCTTCTCACTTACCCTCTGAAAATGAAAAGCAGCAGCTTCAACCCAAGGCATACAACCCAGAGAGCCTGACAACTATCCAAACACAGGACATCTCACAGCCTGGGACCTTTCCAGCAGTTTCTGCAACTAGTCAGTTGCCCAGCAGTGATGCACTACTACAGCAGGCTACGCAATTTCAAACAAGAGAAACTCAGTCTAGAGAAGTATTACAGTCAGATGGTACAGTAGTTAATTTGTCACAACTCACTGAGGGGTCACAGCAACAGCAGCAGTCACCACTGCAAGAACAAGCACAGACTTTACAGCAGCagatttcatcaaatatttttccatCACCAAATAGTGTGAGTCAGCtacagaatactattcagcagtTGCAAGCAGGAAGTTTTACAGGAAGTACTACTAGTGGCAGCAGTGGAAGTGTTGACTTGGTCCAACAAGTTTTAGAGGCACAACAACAGttatcttcagttttattttcagcTCCAGATGGTAATGAGAATGTTCAAGAACAACTTAGTGCAGACATTTTTCAACAAGTCAGTCAAATTCAAAATAGTGTAAGCCCTGGCATGTTTTCCTCAACTGAGTCCGCAGTCCACAGCAGACCAGATAATTTAATACCTGGAAGAGCTGAAAGTGTtcatccacagactgaaaacACATTGTCAAatcaacaacagcaacagcagcaacaacaagtGATGGAATCATCAGCTGCAATGGTTATGGAGATGCAGCAGAGCATTTGCCAGGCAGCTGCCCAAATTCAGTCAGAGTTATTCCCTTCAACAGCTTCAGCAAATGGAAACCTTCAACAGTCACCAGTTTACCAGCAGCCTTCTCATATGATGAGTGCACTACCTACCAATGAGGACATGCAAATGCAATGTGAATTGTTTTCTTCTCCTCCTGCAGTTTCTGGAAATGAAACATCTACAACCACCACACAGCAGGTTGCAACCCCTGGCACTACCATGTTTCAGACATCAAGTTCAGGAGATGGTGAAGAAACTGGAGCACAAACAAAACAGATTCAGAACAGTGTCTTTCAGACCATGGTCCAAATGCAACATAGCGGGGACAATCAACCTCAAGTTAACCTTTTTTCATCAACAAAAAGTATGATGAGTGTTCAGAATAGTAGTACCCAGCAACAAGGTAATGGTTTATTCCAGCAAGGGAATGAGATGATGTCACTTCAGTCTGGGAATTTTCTGCAGCAGTCTTCTCATTCACAGGCTCAACTTTTTCATCCTCAGAATCCTATTGCTGATGCTCAAAACCTTTCCCAGGAAACTCAAGGTTCTATTTTTCATAGTCCAAATCCTATTGTCCACAGTCAAACTTCTACAACTTCCTCTGAACAAATGCAGTCTCCAATGTTTCACTCTCAGAGTACCATCGCTGTGTTACAGGGTTCTTCAGTTGCACAAGACCAGCAGTCACCCAACATATTTCTTTCCCAAAGTTCTATGAATAATCTTCAGTCTAACACAGTATCCCAAGAAGAGCAGATTTCATTTTTTGCAGCACAGAACTCAATTTCTCCACTTCAGTCAACGTCAAACACTGAACAGCAAGCTGCTTTCCAACAGCAGGCTTCAATATCACATATCCAGACCCCTATGCTATCCCAAGAACAGGCACAACCTTCCCAGCAAGGTTTATTTCAGCCTCAGGTGTCCTTGGGCTCCCTTCCACCTAATCCAATGCCTCAAAATCAACAAGGAGCAATTTTCCAGTCACAACACTCAATAGTTGCCATGCAGAATAACTCTTCatcccaggagcagcagcagcaacagcagcagcagcagcagcaacagcagcagcaacagcagcagagCATTTTATTCAGTAATCAGAATACTATGGCTACGATAGCATCTCAAAAGCAACCACCACCAAACATGATATTCAGCCCAAATCAAAATCCAATGGCTAGTCAAGAGCAACAGAGCCAGTCAATTTTTCACCAACAAAGTAATATGGCCCCAATGAATCAAGAACAGCAACCCATGCAATTTCAGAATCAGCCCACAGTTTCCTCACTTCAGAACCCAGGTCCTAATCAATCTGAGTCATCACAGACTTCCTTATTCCATAGCTCTCCTCAGATTCAGTTGGTACAAGGGTCACCTAGTTCTCAAGAGCAGCAAGTAACACTCTTCCTCTCTCCAGCATCCATGTCTGCTCTGCAGACCAGTATAAACCAACAAGAAATGCAGCAGTCTCCTCTTTATTCCCCTCAGAACAACATGCCTGGAATCCAAGGAGCCACATCTTCACCTCAGTCACAAGCTACTTTATTTCACAATACTGCAGGAGGTACAATGAACCAACTACAAAATTCTCCTGGCTCATCTCAGCAGACTTCAGGAATGTTCCTGTTTGGCATTCAGAATA ACTGTAGTCAGCTTTTAACCTCTGGACCAGCTACATTGCCAGATCAGTTGATGGCCATAAGTCAGCCAGGCCAACCACAAAACGAGGGACAGTCACCTGTGACAACACTTCTTTCTCAGCAAATGCCAGAGAGTTCTCCGCTGGCATCTTCTATGAACACCAACCAGAACATCGAAAAGATTGATTTGCTTGTTTCATTACAAAACCAAGGGAACAACTTGACTGGCTCCTTTTAA